One part of the Raphanus sativus cultivar WK10039 chromosome 7, ASM80110v3, whole genome shotgun sequence genome encodes these proteins:
- the LOC108814454 gene encoding carotene epsilon-monooxygenase, chloroplastic, with protein MESSLFLQSHSSFSSCLFTAKCKPFPSPKPRSVSIKASIEKPKPKPKSETTSWVSPDWLTSLTRTITSGQNDDSGIPIASAKLDDVSELLGGALFLPLYKWMNEYGPIYRLAAGPRNFVVVSDPAIAKHVLRNYPKYAKGLVAEVSEFLFGSGFAIAEGPLWTARRRAVVPSLHKRYLSVIVERVFCRCAERLVEKLQPYALEGKAVNMEDKFSQLTLDVIGISLFNFNFDSLTTDSPVIEAVYTALKEAELRSTDILPYWKIDALCKIVPRQVKAEKAVTLIRETVEDLIAKCKEIVEREGERIDDEEYVNESDPSILRFLLASREEVSSVQLRDDLLSMLVAGHETTGSVLTWTLYLLSKNPSALAKAQEEVDRVLAERNPAYEDIKELKYITRCINESMRLYPHPPVLIRRAQVPDILPGNYKVNTGQDIMISVYNVHRSSAVWEKAEEFLPERFELEGPIPNETNTDFKFIPFSGGPRKCVGDQFALMEAIVALAVFLQRLNVELVPDQTISMTTGATIHTTNGLYMKVSQR; from the exons ATGGagtcttctctttttcttcaatCCCACTCTTCTTTCTCGTCGTGTCTCTTCACAGCAAAGTGTAAACCATTCCCCTCTCCTAAACCCAGATCCGTCTCCATCAAAGCCTCCATAgagaaaccaaaaccaaaacccaaaTCCGAAACCACATCGTGGGTCAGTCCCGACTGGCTCACATCACTCACTCGCACCATAACCTCAGGACAAAACGACGATTCAGGTATACCAATCGCGAGCGCGAAGCTCGACGACGTGTCTGAGCTTCTCGGAGGAGCTCTCTTCTTACCACTGTACAAATGGATGAACGAGTACGGACCCATCTACCGTCTCGCTGCGGGTCCTCGTAACTTCGTGGTGGTCAGCGATCCAGCGATCGCGAAACACGTTCTCAGAAACTATCCAAAGTACGCTAAAGGGTTAGTCGCTGAAGTCTCCGAGTTccttttcgggtcgggttttgcTATCGCTGAGGGACCTCTTTGGACG GCGAGGAGAAGAGCTGTGGTTCCGTCGCTTCACAAGAGGTACTTGTCTGTGATTGTGGAGAGAGTGTTCTGCAGATGTGCAGAGAGGCTTGTTGAGAAGCTACAGCCTTATGCATTGGAGGGAAAAGCTGTGAACATGGAAGACAAGTTCTCTCAGTTAACTCTCGATGTTATCGGCATATCGCTTTTTAACTTCAACTTTGATTCACTCACTACCGATAGTCCTGTGATTGAAGCTGTTTACACTGCTCTCAAAGAAGCTGAGCTTCGTTCTACTGATATTCTACCCTATTGGAAG atcGATGCATTGTGTAAGATAGTTCCCAGACAAGTGAAAGCTGAAAAGGCTGTGACTTTGATAAGGGAAACAGTTGAAGACCTCATTGCTAAGTGCAAAGAGATTGTggaaagagaaggagaaagaaTCGATGACGAAGAGTATGTGAATGAGTCAGACCCAAGTATCTTGCGGTTCTTGCTTGCAAGCCGAGAAGAG GTGTCAAGTGTGCAGTTACGGGATGATCTTCTCTCAATGCTTGTTGCAGGTCATGAAACCACTGGTTCTGTCCTCACTTGGACACTTTATCTCCTAAGTAAG AACCCATCTGCATTGGCGAAAGCACAAGAGGAAGTAGACAGAGTTTTGGCGGAAAGAAACCCTGCTTATGAGGATATAAAGGAGTTGAAGTACATCACTCGTTGTATTAACGAGTCTATGCGTCTCTACCCTCATCCTCCT GTCTTGATTAGAAGAGCTCAAGTTCCAGACATCCTTCCAGGGAACTACAAGGTTAATACAGGACAAGACATTATGATCTCCGTCTATAACGTCCATCGTTCATCCGCG GTGTGGGAGAAAGCTGAAGAGTTTCTGCCTGAACGTTTCGAGTTAGAAGGACCGATTCCTAACGAAACAAACACAGATTTCAA gTTTATACCATTTAGTGGAGGGCCTAGAAAATGTGTAGGTGATCAGTTTGCATTGATGGAAGCCATAGTGGCACTTGCGGTGTTTCTCCAGCGCCTAAACGTTGAGCTTGTTCCTGATCAGACCATCAGCATGACCACTGGAGCTACCATACACACCACTAAT GGATTGTATATGAAGGTGAGCCAAAGGTAA